Proteins encoded by one window of Arachis hypogaea cultivar Tifrunner chromosome 1, arahy.Tifrunner.gnm2.J5K5, whole genome shotgun sequence:
- the LOC112704301 gene encoding nuclear transcription factor Y subunit B-5-like codes for MDEIGESSIKEQEKLVPIANVGRIMKQILPHNAKVSKEAKETMQECVSEFISFVTSEASDKCRKERRKTVNGDDICFALASLGFDDYAHPITRYLQRFRELDLDHHHTRTNSINQERDTRNSTFDDDDE; via the coding sequence ATGGATGAGATTGGAGAGAGTAGCATAAAGGAACAAGAGAAGTTGGTGCCAATAGCGAACGTTGGTCGAATCATGAAGCAAATTCTTCCCCACAACGCCAAGGTTTCCAAGGAAGCCAAAGAAACCATGCAAGAATGCGTGTCGGAGTTCATCAGCTTCGTGACTAGCGAGGCGTCCGACAAGTGCCGGAAGGAGCGGAGGAAGACGGTTAATGGAGATGACATATGCTTCGCTTTGGCCTCTCTTGGCTTCGATGATTATGCTCATCCTATCACAAGGTATTTGCAGAGATTTAGAGAACTTGATCTTGACCATCATCACACTAGAACTAATAGTATTAATCAAGAAAGAGATACACGGAATAGCacctttgatgatgatgatgaatag
- the LOC112704153 gene encoding cullin-like protein 3, with protein MNYHHLLLHLTLSLSLLLFPSSNLFVAADSEPMSSTMEECKSSSKSFEETWSLLQKAINRTISVAEGLDSFTSKDYISYYTIVYELCTEKLGEENAKLLYFQYKKAIEDYISSKVLPSLRGKKDDILLRELLTRWSNHKTLTYWLLRFFHYLDRYYLPRFGHPSTEETSLLSFYDLVFDDEMNQQVGDAILSMIHEESAGEKVDWKLINNIVAIHPEIGDRSTKNHAQGFVERLVKDNVAFYSDVASNWIASSSFKFKDHTPKEEKLHENPIVSSKRIKLVSSDGDVFEVDYKVAVMSQTIEDVIKANPAAASDEISISLVNSRTLKKVIEYCKKHTTESESESESSSKWDDEFLKVDQPEKLFDLVLASNYLNIKSLLDLTTNKIGDMIKGKSQSEIRKIFNIKQELTPQEEQEIKNEHAQAFQY; from the exons ATGAACTATCATCATCTCCTTTTGCACTTAACTCTTTCTCTTTCCCTATTATTATTTCCCTCTTCCAATCTCTTTGTTGCTGCTGATTCTGAACCTATGAGTTCCACCATGGAAGAATGCAAAAGCTCCAGCAAGAGTTTTGAGGAAACATGGTCTTTACTTCAGAAAGCTATAAACAGAACCATCAGTGTAGCAGAAGGGCTTGATTCTTTCACAAGCAAAGATTACATCTCCTATTATAC AATTGTTTATGAATTGTGTACTGAGAAACTTGGAGAAGAGAATGCCAAGCTGCTCTATTTCCAATACAAGAAGGCCATTGAAGATTACATTAGTTCCAAG GTTCTTCCATCTTTGAGAGGAAAGAAAGATGACATTCTGTTGAGAGAACTACTCACAAGATGGTCCAATCACAAAACTTTGACTTACTGGCTCTTAAGATTCTTTCATTATCTTGACAGATACTATCTCCCCAGATTTGGGCACCCTTCTACTGAAGAAACAAGTTTGTTGTCTTTCTATGACTTG GTATTTGATGATGAGATGAATCAACAAGTAGGGGATGCTATATTATCCATG ATTCATGAGGAAAGTGCAGGAGAGAAGGTGGATTGGAAATTGATTAACAACATTGTGGCTATCCACCCAGAGATTGGAGATAGATCAACCAAAAACCATGCACAAGGCTTTGTAGAAAGACTTGTTAAAGACAATGTTGCATTCTATTCTGATGTAGCTTCAAATTGGATAGCAAGCTCTTCCTTTAAGTTTAAGGATCACACACCAAAG GAAGAGAAATTACATGAGAATCCAATAGTTTCATCAAAGAGAATAAAATTGGTGAGTTCTGATGGAGATGTGTTTGAAGTGGACTATAAAGTTGCAGTTATGTCACAAACAATTGAAGATGTCATCAAGGCTAATCCTGCTGCTGCTAGTGATGAAATTTCAATTTCTTTAGTGAATAGCAGAACACTGAAGAAGGTGATTGAATATTGCAAGAAGCACACTActgaatctgaatctgaatctgaatcttCTTCCAAGTGGGATGATGAATTCTTGAAGGTTGACCAACCAGAAAAACTGTTTGACCTGGTTTTGGCTTCAAACTACTTAAACATCAAGAGTCTTCTGGATCTCACAACCAATAAAATAGGGGACATGATAAAAGGCAAGAGTCAAAGTGAAATCCGCAAGATCTTCAACATTAAGCAAGAACTAACCCCTCAAGAGGAACAAGAGATAAAGAACGAGCATGCCCAAGCATTCCAATATTAA